From a region of the Triticum aestivum cultivar Chinese Spring chromosome 7D, IWGSC CS RefSeq v2.1, whole genome shotgun sequence genome:
- the LOC123171426 gene encoding MEIOTIC F-BOX protein MOF-like, translating to MEASSGPRRSSAQEPDGPGDGADLISTLPDELPLLVLARLPCTGVLPRRWLGLWAGLRQIVFRGVALPSLEEALGRVTPPAVSIKQQRGPVPTEHWTDSAAAGVPINSLLRAAARLDPEKLDFRLPSGLIDRTLAVDLPCFQRATSIALDLSPITLAVPAGADFPALETLSLARCSTDLDALLSCCPRLRTLRLSTASDIRVNSPSLQELVVCCETSVTRHVDIVAPALKQLAISLTAVDLSISVLAPMVEKVSWHCLYFGPRIVFGLWGLNKVQLQSAERQGEPSSLCIYACAFSGFFRAQAGHFKQEIEKHMVAAFSGLELHLTARGHAFGALVFHLLRMNRIRTATRRLKVVLERSTFKEVCPPYCPCESNWRSQTISLDALEEVEFNEFDGADHEFDLLELILGCAPTLKRMIVKLSEETSASNDGCAKIDNIFKAWSSVECDVYHSSGLMHGSQNCPST from the exons ATGGAGGCGAGCTCGGGGCCTCGCCGGAGTTCCGCCCAGGAGCCAGATGGCCCAGGCGACGGAGCGGACCTCATCAGCACCCTCCCCGACGAGCTGCCCCTCCTCGTCCTCGCCCGCCTCCCCTGCACCGGAGTCCTCCCCCGCCGGTGGCTCGGCCTCTGGGCCGGCCTCCGCCAGATCGTCTTCCGCGGCGTGGCCCTCCCCTCGCTCGAGGAGGCGCTCGGCCGTGTCACTCCGCCTGCGGTTTCCATCAAGCAGCAGCGTGGACCCGTCCCCACGGAGCACTGGAcagacagcgccgccgccggcgtCCCCATCAACTCGCTGCTCCGCGCCGCCGCGCGGCTCGATCCGGAGAAGCTCGACTTCCGCCTCCCCTCCGGCTTAATCGACCGTACACTCGCTGTCGATCTGCCTTGCTTCCAGCGCGCCACCTCCATCGCGCTGGACCTTTCCCCCATCACCCTGGCCGTGCCGGCCGGCGCCGATTTCCCCGCACTCGAGACGCTGTCCCTGGCGCGTTGCAGTACCGATCTCGACGccttgctctcctgctgcccgcgCTTGCGCACGCTCCGCCTCAGCACGGCCAGCGACATTAGGGTCAACTCGCCGTCGCTCCAGGAGCTTGTCGTCTGCTGTGAGACCAGTGTGACACGACATGTCGACATCGTTGCTCCCGCGCTTAAGCAGTTGGCCATCTCATTGACGGCGGTGGACCTCAGCATCTCCGTCTTGGCACCAATGGTGGAGAAGGTCTCGTGGCACTGCCTATACTTTGGACCGCGTATTGTGTTTGGTCTTTGGGGCCTCAACAAGGTGCAGCTACAATCGGCAGAAAGACAAGGAGAGCCATCGTCGCTGTGCATTTATGCTTGTGCG TTCTCTGGCTTTTTTCGCGCTCAGGCAGGCCACTTTAAGCAGGAGATCGAGAAACATATGGTTGCTGCTTTCTCTGGTTTAGAGCTTCATCTCACAGCGAGGGGGCATGCTTTTGGAGCGTTAGTGTTTCATCTTCTTAGAATGAATCGAATTCGTACTGCTACACGGAGGCTTAAGGTCGTCCTAGAGAGATCAACG TTCAAAGAAGTATGCCCGCCATACTGTCCTTGTGAGTCAAACTGGAGGTCCCAGACTATATCCTTGGATGCTCTCGAAGAAGTGGAGTTCAATGAATTCGACGGAGCAGATCATGAGTTTGATTTATTGGAATTGATACTTGGATGTGCACCGACACTAAAAAGAATGATTGTCAAGCTGTCCGAGGAGACCTCGGCAAGTAATGATGGATGCGCAAAGATAGACAACATCTTCAAGGCATGGTCCTCTGTGGAATGTGATGTTTATCACAGCTCTG GGTTAATGCACGGCAGCCAAAATTGCCCGTCGACATGA